In one window of Prionailurus bengalensis isolate Pbe53 chromosome B3, Fcat_Pben_1.1_paternal_pri, whole genome shotgun sequence DNA:
- the LOC122467895 gene encoding olfactory receptor 4K2: protein MDVANKSVSEFVLLGLSNSWKLQLFFFIVFSLFYVATMVGNSLIVITVIADSHLHSPMYFLLTNLSIIDMSLASFTTPKMIADYLTGHKTISFDGCITQIFFLHLFTGTEIILLMAMSLDRYIAICKPLRYTSVIRPWVCATLVVASWVVGVMHSMSQVIFALTLPFCGPNEVDSFFCDLPVVFQLACVDTYVLGLFMISTSGIIALSCFILLFNSYVIVFVTIKHHSSKGSSKALSTCTAHFIVVFMFFGPCIFIYMWPLSSFLTDKILSVFYTIFTPILNPVIYTLRNQEVKTAMRKLKNRLLNPNKTTPWHYF from the coding sequence ATGGATGTGGCCAATAAGTCTGtttctgaatttgttttgctTGGACTCTCTAATTCCTGGAAACTACAGCTGTTTTTCTTCAtagtgttttcattgttttatgtgGCAACAATGGTTGGTAACAGTCTCATAGTCATCACGGTTATAGCTGACTCTCACCTACACTCTCCTATGTATTTTCTACTTACCAACCTTTCCATCATTGATATGTCCCTTGCTTCCTTTACCACCCCTAAGATGATTGCAGACTACCTCACTGGACACAAAACCATCTCCTTTGATGGTTGTATCACCCAGATATTTTTCCTACACCTTTTTACTGGTACTGAGATAATTTTACTTATGGCCATGTCCCTTGATAGGTATATTGCAATATGCAAGCCTCTCCGCTACACTTCAGTCATAAGACCCTGGGTGTGTGCTACCCTTGTGGTGGCTTCCTGGGTTGTGGGAGTCATGCATTCAATGAGCCAGGTCATATTTGCTCTCACATTACCATTCTGTGGTCCCAATGAAGTAGACAGCTTTTTCTGTGACCTTCCTGTGGTGTTCCAGCTAGCTTGTGTAGATACTTATGTTCTGGGCCTGTTTATGATCTCAACAAGTGGCATAATTGCATTGtcctgctttattcttttattcaattCTTATGTTATTGTCTTTGTTACTATCAAGCATCATTCTTCAAAAGGATCATCTAAGGCCCTTTCTACCTGCACAGCTCATTTCATTGTTGTATTCATGTTCTTTGGGCCATGCATCTTCATCTATATGTGGCCACTAAGCAGTTTTCTTACAGACAAGATCCTGTCTGTGTTTTATACCATCTTTACTCCCATTCTGAACCCAGTAATTTATACTTTAAGGAATCAAGAAGTGAAGACAgccatgaggaaactgaaaaataGGCTTCTAAATCCTAACAAGACAACTCCttggcattatttttaa
- the LOC122467896 gene encoding olfactory receptor 4K3 translates to MAWNNQSVVTEFILQGLSGSWELQIFYFLFFFIVYAATVLGNLLIVLTIMSEPRLHSPMYFLLGNLSFIDMSLASFATPKMIADFLSEHKAISFEGCITQIFFLHLLGGAEIVLLISMSFDRYVAICKPLSYLTIMSRRMCVGLVSLSWIVGIFHAMSQLAFTVNLPFCGPNEVDSFFCDLPLVIKLACVDTYILGVFMISTSGMIALVCFILLVISYTIILVTVRKHSSGGSSKALSTCSAHFTVVTLFFGPCIFIYVWPFTNFPIDKVLSVFYTIFTPLLNPVIYTLRNKDVKDCMRKLSSHIFKSRKTDHTP, encoded by the coding sequence ATGGCCTGGAATAATCAGTCAGTCGTAACTGAATTCATACTACAGGGTCTCTCCGGTTCTTGGGAACTCCAGATcttctatttcctgtttttcttcatagTCTATGCAGCCACTGTACTGGGGAACCTCCTTATTGTGCTCACCATCATGTCAGAGCCACGCCTTCACTCCCCCATGTACTTTTTGCTGGGCAATCTCTCCTTCATTGACATGTCTCTGGCCTCATTTGCCACCCCCAAAATGATTGCAGATTTCCTCAGTGAGCACAAAGCCATCTCTTTTGAAGGCTGCATCACTCAGATATTTTTCCTGCATTTGTTAGGGGGTGCTGAGATTGTACTGCTGATATCTATGTCTTTTGATAGGTATGTGGCTATATGTAAACCTCTAAGTTATTTAACCATTATGAGCCGAAGAATGTGTGTTGGGCTCGTATCACTTTCCTGGATTGTTGGCATCTTCCATGCTATGAGTCAGTTAGCATTTACTGTGAATCTGCCCTTCTGTGGACCCAATGAAGTGGACAGCTTCTTCTGCGACCTCCCCTTGGTAATTAAACTCGCCTGTGTAGACACATACATTCTGGGAGTATTCATGATCTCAACCAGTGGCATGATTGCCCTGGTGTGTTTCATCCTTTTGGTGATCTCCTATACTATCATCCTGGTCACTGTGCGGAAACATTCCTCTGGTGGGTCCTCCAAAGCCCTCTCCACTTGCAGTGCCCACTTCACTGTTGTGACCCTTTTCTTTGGCCCATGCATTTTCATCTATGTATGGCCTTTCACAAATTTCCCAATAGACAAAGTGCTCTCAGTATTTTATACCATTTTCACTCCCCTCTTGAATCCAGTGATCTATACCCTTAGAAATAAAGACGTCAAGGATTGCATGAGAAAACTTAGCAGCCATATCTTTAAGTCTAGGAAGACTGATCATACCCCTTGA